In Diadema setosum chromosome 2, eeDiaSeto1, whole genome shotgun sequence, the DNA window GGGGTAATGTTCAGGGCAAGCAAAAGGTTCGAGAACAAGCAAAAGGtgatgcatatggatttaagcaatcaCTATGATCAGCTTGATCTTTTGCCTGACAAGCTTGTGCTTGCGCTTGAAGAAATTGCTACTTATTAAACTCAGGCAGTCAACCATTGTATATGCTTGGTCCACATTCTTAGAGGATTGTTATCCCCTATCACAAGCTTTTAGAAGGGAAGCCATGATATCTACCCACATTACAGGTTTGTGGAAGGGAAGAAAGCAAAATTACTCCTAAATAAAGGAAGAGTTTCAAGGTGAATAGTGTCCATAGTTTAAGCCCTTGCATGGACAGGAATGTCTTAAGAGACTTTCTCATGctgacttaaaggacaagttcaccttcattaacataaggattgagagaatgtagcgatattagtagaacacatcattcaaagtttgaggaaaatcagacaatccgttcaaaagttatgaatttttgaagtttttgtgcagttaccgctggatgagaagactactgcagtgtatgatgtcacatgcgtacaacaatataaggaaaatataaagagaatttcacaaaatttcatcttttgaaaaaagtgcacattcccttgactcgttactgacatacattatgggtaatattattcccattgtctttagaaaaaggcaagtcaagtgctcttttattatgcgaaaaagtgaaaatatgttgaattttctttacattctcttcatactgttgtactcatatgacatcacgagccttagtagtctactcatccagcggttccgacacaaaaattttaaaaattcataacttttgtatcgattgtccaattttcctcaaactttcactgatgtgttctactaatattgctgcattctctcaatcattgtttgtgaaggtgaacttgtcctttaaactatcGCTAAAGGTGATAATACCCCTGCTCCAGCAGCTCAGACTTTTATTAAAAAGAATTGAACCAGTGTTTGATAAAGGGTtctgtttgtgcatgtgtgtaacAGCTTAAATGCTTCAGTTTGATACAAATATGCatggttactatggcaacacttttttttttctgacactaACACAATGGTGTCTTACATATTTACACCTATAGATCACACATACAATTTGACATTACTTGCTTGAATACTGTGAAAGTAATACGATTCACAAGGTTTtagtaaaattgtggttaccatggcaactttgtctggcaaaaaaaaaaaaaaatcaggtctCTACATCTATACATCAATGCCACAATgtctaccaaatttgatttcagttGCTTAACAGTGGCACCCACCCTTTGGAAAACCACCATGTGGATAATTATTCCCCAGGACTATTATCCCCTAGGGCaactagcccccccccccccccccccgacaattACCCTCCGAGAGCAATCGCAGGCTCCAACAAATTTCAAGCCCTAAGGCCTGATGATGCTACTTGTTTGGCTTTTCTGAGCAGCTCCTTCGAGTGCACGGTAGAATGGCATGGTGTGTCTCCTGAGAGCATGTCCATTCTTCCACAGTCCACAGTGTTGTTCAGGAAGAGACAGTAGAGTTTCACATTGGGGTCCATCATCATCTTTACAACGTGCTCGGGTTTGGACTCCAATGGTAGACCTCCAGTTGCTCCAGCAACTTCAGGATTAGTCTTCTTTGCAGCTGATTTTGCGGTTGATTTTCCAGGTGACTTTACAGGACCACATGGCAGCGAACTACCAGACCTTGTGCCTGCATCTTGAGGTTTTGTCTTCTTTGCAGCTGATTTTGCGGCTGATTTTGCAGTTGATTTTGCAGATGACTTTGTGAAGAAAGGGTTTGCAGAAGAATCTGAAGTTCCCTTACTGGTGACTGTACTTCTAGCTGAACTCGATGTTTTTGGTTGAGCATGCACACAAACAGTTCCAGTCTTTAAAATTGGAATGCATTTGATGCTTGCTGAAATCAAAGGAGCAGCAGGTCTCTTCTTGGCAGTAGAGGCACCAGAACTTGATGCTGATAACTGGGGTGATCTGCATGGACCACTGGAACTACCAGACTTTAGAACAGTTGCTGGAGGAACTGGTGTTCTTTTCTTGGCAACTGTGGCTGAACTTGCAGATGCTCCTGCGATCGTTtttggtttctttctttctctttcgcTGTCTTATGTGTCTCTCTGTCGCTTTTTCCCACTGGCCTTTTGTCTCTCTCCTTCAAAGAAAGGGAAGAGTGCATTCCACTGCTCAAGGAGTCGAGTGATACACTGTCCAAGCGACAACCACCGTGTGCTCACATGCTTGATGATCTTGTGGTGAGGAAGATTTGCATCTGCCTGGTAGGATCTGAACTCTTGCTTCCTCTTGCTACTCTTTTCTAGATAGTAGTAGATGTCTATTAGCAAGTCCTCTACTTTGACAGGTAGCTCCTTTGCTGCTCTTTCTGCTGCTATGTGCATTAGATGGCATGGGCAGcctaaaatgtatgaaaaatagaAGCAAAATAAATGGGTATTGGAGAATGATACAAGTGTGAAACACTATAATATTTTCCAAACTAAAAATTGAACATCTGCGTAGCATTGAGGACCATGCAATGGGAAGGCTGGCTTTGGAAATTCCATAACCGATTGTGTTCATCTTGATACTACAAAGCACATATATGTATGCAACCAAAGAATCTCAACTTCGGGTTGCATGTTTACCCATGAGCGTACACGAATACACTTTGATGCACATTATCTTTgccaaaaaacaattttattcgAGCAGGCCTGCCCTAATTGAGTATTCCAGTGGCCAGTGACTATAAATCAATTCAATCTTCTCCCCACGCTACATTTtccttattaaaaaaaacaaagaagaaaatttgtGTTGTAACTGTGTAGTTTACCTAATCAAATTTTTGGATGTAATGGTTGAAAAACTTAAATATATTCCCCTCAAAGTTGTCCAAGGAAGCCATTCTGAATGTCAGTTCATTTACTTGACTTTGAAGGAAGCTTAAAATCCAGCAAAGACATGGTAATTATAAATCTATAATTCTTAATTTACTCGTTACAGTAACCCCAATTTATATGTGTAACCAGTCATATGTGTAACAAGTTATAAATACTGAAATTCCTGCCACCAATATACACGAAACATTCCTCAGGCAGGATGGATATTATTTGACACTTGACACTCAAGTTCTTTCTCGTCATCGTGGACTGTAGCTTCAGTCATATTTTGCAAGTGAaataacacaaaagaaaaaaaaatgacagagtTCCTTACATACCCATACTAATTTCTGCCATATCACCACTCCACACTtggtttttaatgtttttattggAATTACATTTGATGTCATCACCATTTTCATAATGACACGAATGCAAACATCACCGAGATCACATTAtaaaaaactggaaaaaaaaaaaacctctgctTAATCGTAAAAGATAGCAAAATGAAAAGACAATACGACATATACCTGTTTAGAATACAAAATAGACAAATGAAAGGACAGCATGACATGAATGCCCGTAGTAAACTAAAATATAAACCTACTTGAATTATGGATCAAAatcctaacttttttttttttttacatctaaTTCATAATAGACTCTACCAGGTAATCCATAATGTCCATAAATCCAACCTAACCAccaatcccccacccccttaacAACCCTTGGATAGCCTATGTACAGCGcatgcgtgcacacacacacttgtcaAGTGGTGGCGCATGGGACAGTGTGCAGCTTAGCCtataaacaaggcgactcgctctgcgtgcccccgtatagcgcgtttaccccacaaacctgttggccggcgagtggagcgagccgcctttatccactcgttcagggatgtgtacttttgtcgttgttgttgctttatattctttgacaaatttgcgtacaaatttgacgcagaaaatacacacggcaccaaggcaagcctcgttaatattaagtaactatgtagaataagaatagttacttaatattaacgaggcttgccttggtgccgtgtgtattttctgcggcaaatttgtacgcaaatttgtcaaagaatataaagcaacaataacgacaaaagtacacatccctgaatgagtggataaaggcggctcgctccactcgccggccaacaggtttgtggggtaaacgcgctatacgggggcacgcagag includes these proteins:
- the LOC140246332 gene encoding LOW QUALITY PROTEIN: zinc finger BED domain-containing protein 5-like (The sequence of the model RefSeq protein was modified relative to this genomic sequence to represent the inferred CDS: deleted 1 base in 1 codon; substituted 2 bases at 2 genomic stop codons), which gives rise to MSKSTKKPVLQKYRAEYSQTFPVVTSSRLGNHHAFCKCCASDFSISHGGLNDIEKHIKTKKHQANSEATHGRSLQDYFTTDSDVSVINAEVLMTEFIVEHSLPLSVADHCGKLFRRMFPDSXIVKKYACGRTKSLYIADTLGKDSLKKIVDVIKASPFSMATDGSTDYDDIKLYPICMRYFDPHEGRVLSVILSLKECNKPSTGENIFSLLEAELKEHDIPWENLVSFSADNASVMLGKIKGVAAFLLKRAPSVYILGCPCHLMHIAAERAAKELPVKVEDLLIDIYYYLEKSSKRKQEFRSYQADANLPHHKIIKHVSTRWLSLGQCITRLLEQWNALFPFFEGERQKASGKKRQRDTXDSERERKKPKTIAGASASSATVAKKRTPVPPATVLKSGSSSGPCRSPQLSASSSGASTAKKRPAAPLISASIKCIPILKTGTVCVHAQPKTSSSARSTVTSKGTSDSSANPFFTKSSAKSTAKSAAKSAAKKTKPQDAGTRSGSSLPCGPVKSPGKSTAKSAAKKTNPEVAGATGGLPLESKPEHVVKMMMDPNVKLYCLFLNNTVDCGRMDMLSGDTPCHSTVHSKELLRKAKQVASSGLRA